The Pseudomonas nunensis genome includes the window CTATTTCGCGACTGCTTCGCAGCCGAACGCAGGCTTCGCCAGCTGCTACAGGGAACGTGCTTTGTTTGGGGTTTTCAGAACTTCGTTACTGATCTGCCTCAATCGCTGAAGACAGTTCCGATCATCTAATCCAAAACCACTGTGCATAAATGAATGGGTTCATCGCGGTACGTGCCTTAAACCCAACCTGTAGCAGCTGGCGTAGCCTGCGTTCGGCTGCGAAGCAGTCGTAAAACCTGAGTGCACGGTTTCCCTGAAGCACCGCGTTGACCTATTTCGCGACTGCTTCGCAGCCGAACGCAGGCTTCGCCAGCTGCTACAGGGAACGTGCTTTATTGGGATTTTCAGAACTTCGTTACTGATCTGCCTCAATCGCTGAAGACAGTTCCGATCATCTGTTCCAAAACCGCACCGCATAAATGAATGGGTTCATCGCGGTACGTGCCTTAAACCCAACCTGTAGCAGCTGGCGTAGCCTGCGTTCGGCTGCGAAGCAGTCGTAAAACCTGAGTGCACGGTCTACCTGAAGCACCGCGTTGACCTATTTCGCGACTGCTTCGCAGCCGAACGCAGGCTTCGCCAGCTGCTACAGAACGTGTTTTGTTTGGGGTTTTCAGAACTCTGTTACTGATCCGTCTCAACCCGCCCAAACCGTTCCACCTCTCCTCGCTTGCGTCCCTGAATCCAATACCCCAACACCGCCACCGGCACGGTCCCCAGCATCACTATCACCGCAGTTTGCAACGGCTGCTCGATCCAGGTCGACACCAGCAAACTCGCGCCAAAGCACGCCCCCAGTTGCAACGCGTTTTGCAGTGCCGCTGCTTTGCCGGAATTTTCCGGGAATGGCATTAGCGCATTCGTAATGATGATCGGGAAACTGGCACCGTTGACCAAGCCCATCAGGCAAAACGGGATCAGTAATGTGGTCAGGGTCGGCGTGGTCAACGTCGCCACCAGGTACAGCGCGACCATGCTCAGGCAAAACGCGAGGATCAGCCACGGCAGCATCAGTTGGCCGCTGATCCGTTGCAGCAAACTGCGGCAGCTAAAGCCGCCGATCAGGAATCCCAAGGTTGGAAGTGCGTAGCTCAGGCCGATGTCGCTGGGGCTGTAGCCCATGCCGCCGAGGATGAACGGTGAGGCAGTGAGCCACGCGAAGAATGCGGCGGAGCAGGCAGCGTAGATCAGCACGTTGCCGCTGAAGGCCGGTGTCTTGAGGAGTTTTCCGAAACTGATGCGGGAACGTTCGCCGCTGGCTGTCAGGCGTTTCGGTGTGGTTTTGAGCAACGCCGTGGGCACCAGCAATGCGACGCTGATGCCGAGCAACACGGCAAAAATCGCCTGCCAGCCCCAGTGATTGAGCAGCATCGCCCCCAGCAGAGGCGCGAGTGCGGGTGACAGGGACATCAGCGGAATGATCCCGGCGAACAAGCGATTGGCCTGGTGTGGCGGGTAGCGGTCGATCACCAGCGCTTGCCAACTGACCGCCGCCGAGCACACGCCGACGGCCTGGATAAAGCGCAGCGCCCAGAGTTGCACTTCGGTTTCAACCCAAAACATACCGAGGCAGCCCAGTGCGAACAGGCTCAAGCCCATTAACAGCACAGGTTTGCGGCCGATGCGGTCGGACAACGGGCCCCACAACAATTGCCCGACGGCAAACCCGGCGAGGAAGATGCTCAGGCTCGCGCCGACCGCGCCGGCCGACAAGTGCAAATCGCCGCCAAGGACGCCGAACGCCGGGAGATACATGTCCATGCCCAGGTAGCCGAGCACGCTCAGCCCAATCAAGTAGCAGGTGAAACCAAACGAGTTTTTCATCAACGCCCTAACGGAATCTTCAAATCAAATAATTTGTTAGCAGCGTGCCATTATGGGCGGTGAGACTTTGCTGTGAAGCGATAATAATTGGACGGTCTTATCAATATTTTTGAAGGCAACTGAATGTGGTCTGAATATTCCCTCGATGTGGTGGATGCCGTGGCTCGGCATGGCAGTTTCAGTGCGGCGGCGCAGGAGCTGCACCGCGTGCCGTCGGCGGTCAGTTACACCGTGCGCCAACTGGAGCAATGGCTGGCGGTGCCACTGTTTGTGCGGCGGCATCGCGATGTCGAGCTGACGCCGG containing:
- the punC gene encoding purine nucleoside transporter PunC, which translates into the protein MKNSFGFTCYLIGLSVLGYLGMDMYLPAFGVLGGDLHLSAGAVGASLSIFLAGFAVGQLLWGPLSDRIGRKPVLLMGLSLFALGCLGMFWVETEVQLWALRFIQAVGVCSAAVSWQALVIDRYPPHQANRLFAGIIPLMSLSPALAPLLGAMLLNHWGWQAIFAVLLGISVALLVPTALLKTTPKRLTASGERSRISFGKLLKTPAFSGNVLIYAACSAAFFAWLTASPFILGGMGYSPSDIGLSYALPTLGFLIGGFSCRSLLQRISGQLMLPWLILAFCLSMVALYLVATLTTPTLTTLLIPFCLMGLVNGASFPIIITNALMPFPENSGKAAALQNALQLGACFGASLLVSTWIEQPLQTAVIVMLGTVPVAVLGYWIQGRKRGEVERFGRVETDQ